Genomic window (Chthonomonas sp.):
GAGCACCGCGCAACCGTCCTCAAGTTCTTCCGGGCCAGCACGATTCAAAATCCACCCAGCGGACTCATTCACGGAACCAAGGGCGGTGCCTATGTTCACGTGGACAATATCGACAGCATTTTCACGATCAATGAGCTTCGAGAAGTCGCGAAATCCATTGCTTCGGTCGAAGGGATTGAGGACTGGCAAAACCACGGCAACGTACTTGCAAGCCGAAACAAACCCAAACTCATCGTCCTTGCTTGGGAATTCGAGATGGACCTTCGCCGAAGGGTTGAGGGCGTGGAAGCCGAAACCGGAGTCGAAATCACGCTGAAGTACATTCCCCGCGAAATCATGGAGCCAAACCGAGACACGGTTCAGTTCTTCGACGCGGCGGCTCTGGATGCAGAAGCCGTGATCAAAGAAAAGGACGGAAAGAAGCAAATTGACGTGAAGCTCACGAACTTCTACCCGGCCCTCACCGAAGTCCCCGATAAGGAACTCGAAGCTCTGAAGGAACGGGCGGTGAAATCACCCTTTGACTTCATCGACTTTTGGGCGATTGATTTTGAGTACCGAGAAGACAAGCCGTTCGAGCACCACTGGCAGGATTACCGAACCCGCAAAGATCGGTCGCTCAAAACGACTTCTGATTTGGGTTGGGAGTATGAGACGAAAGGCTTGAAGCGAATCTGCGTGAAGGTGATCGACGTTTTTGGGATTGATACAACCAAGGTGATCGAGGTGAAAGTGTGAGTCAAGACTTTTCCGCTTTGGAGCCACTTTACGCACCTTGGGAGGAGCCGAACAAGCACCGCGTCAAAGACGTGGGAATCGTTCCCGGTCGTCGCACTTCTCGGGCAACCCTAGTTCCCTACATTCGGAGCCAAGTTTCGGATTGGCGACACTCGGGTTACGAAGGGGCGAGCGAAACCACGAAAACGCTTCTCAACCACTGGTTCGAAACCGCCCATGAGGACGACTTTAGGTACCACTTCTGCCAGCGAGAGGCCGTTGAGACAATCATTTGGCTTGCCGAAGTCAAGCGGTACCTGATCCCCTCAGACCTCTTCAGTTCGATTCTCTCCGAAGATCACCCGCACTACACCGCCTTCACGAACGTCAAGCCGGATGATGACCACTGGGGACGATATTGCTCGAAGCTCGCAACCGGAGCGGGCAAAACAAAGTGCATGAGCTTGGTCATGGCGTGGAGCTACTTCCATAGCCTCTATGAAACCGACTCTCCCTTCCCTCGGCATTTTGTGGTCGTCGCGCCAAACCTGATCGTCTTCGACCGACTGAAGGATGACTTCGAGTCGGCGAAGATTTACTACTCCGACCCGATCTTGCCGCCCGAGTTCCAAGAAGATTTCAATATGCAAGTCGTCATGCAGGACGACTCGGGAGGAGGAAGTTACCGGGGAACGATCTACCTTACCAACGTTCACCGCCTGTTCCCCAAAAAATCCGATAACGAAAACGTTGCCGGAAGTTCAAGCATCCTCGGACCGACCGTCAACAAGAACCAAGTTTTCAAGATTGGAGAGCTTCTCCGCAATCGGATTTCTGAGCATCCTTCGGTGATGGTGCTCAACGACGAAGCGCACCACTTGCACGACCCCGAATCGGCCTGGAATGAAGCGATTGACGCGATTCACCGCCAAAGCATCACCAAGGGCAACCGAGGAGTAGTCCTTCAAGCTGACTTTACGGCGACTCCAAAACACAACAACGGAGACCTCTTCCGGCATATCATCAGTGACTTCCCTTTGGGTGAAGCGGTTGACGCAGGAATCGTGAAGGTTCCGGTGATTGGACGGTCGGAGGAAATCAAGGCCAATGACGCCGCGGGAGACGCTTTCGAGAAGTACCGAACTCACCTGCTCTTGGGCTATCAACAGTATCAATACATGTGGGACGAGTGGAATCAGGTTCGAAAGCCGATTCTTTTTGTCATGTGCGAGACCGCGCAAGCCGCGAACGAAATCGCGGCGAAGCTCAACGACGATGAGCGGTTTCCGTTGCTCAAGGGGAAAGTCCTAAACCTTCACACCCGACTCGAAGGAAAGATCGTCACGCGCAAATCTGGAAAGCAGGAGTGGAAGGAATTCGTCTACTCGGAAACCAAACTCAAAGACGATGACCTCAAGGAGATTCGAAGGTGGTCGGCTGACCTTGACAAAGCCGATTCTCCTTACCGATGCGTCGTTTCGGTTTTGATGCTTCGGGAAGGTTGGGACGTTCGGAACGTGACGACCATTGTTCCGCTTCGACCGTACTCAGCGAAATCGAACATTCTTGCGGAGCAAACCTTGGGTCGAGGTCTCCGAAGAATGGAGCGGCCCGGCCCGGACGCACCCTTCGAGCGCGTGACGGTCGTCGAGCATCCTTCGATGCTCGCACTTTACAACGAAGAACTTGAGCAGGAAGGACTCGAACTCGGCTCAATCGAACTCAACGGCCCGAAGCCTCAAACGGTGCCGATCTTTGTTGACCCCAAGAAGGACACTGAGGCACTTGATATTCTCATTCCCCAGGTTTCAGATTCAATCGAGACGACGGTCACGCTAAACGAGCTTCAATTTGAGGAGATAGAAGCTCAGTTTCGGAAGGTTTCGAACGGCAAATTGCCAATTGGAAAAGCAAAGTCGGGGGCGATCAAGTTTGAAGAACGGACGCTTTTTACAGACGAGGTCGTCAAGACCTACGAAATTGATCGTGGTTTGTTGGCCCAAGGCTATACCGCTGTTTCCGTGTTTGTGAAGGTGCTTGAAAAGGCCTGTCGGCTACAGAGTGCCCATTCGACTCTTGCCCCGCTCGTGCAACGGTTCATCGAGGAAGTTCTTTTCGAGCGGCCCATCAGCTTGTTTTCGGGAGAGGTCGATCATCGGCTTGCGGCCCTAGACGTGCGAGAGCATATCGAAGCAACCTTTGCCCCTCTCATCAAGAGCCAGACCAACAAGGAAACCAAACGCAAAAAGCAGAGTTCCGGTCTTGCGCTTTCCTCTTGGAGAGCCTTTCAAGCAACCCAGAGTCCAAAGCGACCCTGCGAAGAAGCCGCGAAGACACTCTTCAACCTCGTCGCTTGCGCTAACCATTTCGAAGCTGAGTTTGCGGCCTTCTGCGACGATTGTCTAGACGTTTCGTCTTTTGCGAAGAATGCCGGACCGCAAAAGCTCGCCATTGACTACCTCTCTGCCAGTGGTCGGCCCGCTCTCTATTGGCCCGATTTCTTTGTCCGATCAAACTCGGGGACGAACTACCTTGTTGAGACAAAGGGCCAAGAAGATTCTTCCGTAGCACTGAAAGCAAAGGCCGCTATCGAGTGGTGCAAGGCCGCTTCGAGCGAGAAGCAAAAGTGGGAATATGCCTTTGTCCCTCAGTATCTATTCGACCAGAACACTGAGCCGTCGTTGGAAGGATTGCTTCGAGCGTGTGAACCAAAG
Coding sequences:
- a CDS encoding DEAD/DEAH box helicase family protein, which codes for MSQDFSALEPLYAPWEEPNKHRVKDVGIVPGRRTSRATLVPYIRSQVSDWRHSGYEGASETTKTLLNHWFETAHEDDFRYHFCQREAVETIIWLAEVKRYLIPSDLFSSILSEDHPHYTAFTNVKPDDDHWGRYCSKLATGAGKTKCMSLVMAWSYFHSLYETDSPFPRHFVVVAPNLIVFDRLKDDFESAKIYYSDPILPPEFQEDFNMQVVMQDDSGGGSYRGTIYLTNVHRLFPKKSDNENVAGSSSILGPTVNKNQVFKIGELLRNRISEHPSVMVLNDEAHHLHDPESAWNEAIDAIHRQSITKGNRGVVLQADFTATPKHNNGDLFRHIISDFPLGEAVDAGIVKVPVIGRSEEIKANDAAGDAFEKYRTHLLLGYQQYQYMWDEWNQVRKPILFVMCETAQAANEIAAKLNDDERFPLLKGKVLNLHTRLEGKIVTRKSGKQEWKEFVYSETKLKDDDLKEIRRWSADLDKADSPYRCVVSVLMLREGWDVRNVTTIVPLRPYSAKSNILAEQTLGRGLRRMERPGPDAPFERVTVVEHPSMLALYNEELEQEGLELGSIELNGPKPQTVPIFVDPKKDTEALDILIPQVSDSIETTVTLNELQFEEIEAQFRKVSNGKLPIGKAKSGAIKFEERTLFTDEVVKTYEIDRGLLAQGYTAVSVFVKVLEKACRLQSAHSTLAPLVQRFIEEVLFERPISLFSGEVDHRLAALDVREHIEATFAPLIKSQTNKETKRKKQSSGLALSSWRAFQATQSPKRPCEEAAKTLFNLVACANHFEAEFAAFCDDCLDVSSFAKNAGPQKLAIDYLSASGRPALYWPDFFVRSNSGTNYLVETKGQEDSSVALKAKAAIEWCKAASSEKQKWEYAFVPQYLFDQNTEPSLEGLLRACEPKKKALVESLKTSQLVLPLDSTSTETRDQKSAEFLSDIDVSSLPESILQLVKQSILQLDYDKRMQSPRYGACFQTLFEALENLCGTLLISLASPIIPQSPNEHRTFFDPYLPSGVENLSPLLRDQAKKLRRNVVDRGRSNLLGNFLFMLGFSRQTKFSQVHGVPIWDAVREAFGDSSFDELYDQIDSCNAFRNTYIAHGDTPLTDPALAEDNLRSWIQCIIELHSEVNSRTSH